In Sedimenticola thiotaurini, the following proteins share a genomic window:
- a CDS encoding TetR/AcrR family transcriptional regulator gives MVANDIGGCHLKAPAETKERILDVAEQIFAEKGYAATSMRTITSQAKVNLAAINYHFGSKVQLYRAVFRRRVEPMNRSRIEMLHSLERKAGDTPLALEDILQAFLEPALRASLDPKQGGTNFIKLLGRPHAEPGPDIHDFLPPMYDEVKKRYRAALAKALPDLSQEELSWRVHFVIGAMAFTLAGTDALEMIESCRYCDPTDIQGIVQYLLPFLKGGLSAPPAVLKSADRNTRIPDKSS, from the coding sequence ATGGTTGCAAATGATATCGGTGGCTGCCATTTAAAAGCGCCAGCGGAAACAAAGGAGCGGATTCTGGACGTTGCCGAGCAGATTTTTGCCGAGAAGGGTTACGCCGCCACATCCATGCGGACCATCACTTCCCAAGCCAAGGTCAATCTGGCCGCAATCAATTACCACTTCGGCTCAAAGGTCCAGCTCTACCGAGCGGTTTTCCGGCGTCGTGTTGAACCGATGAATCGTTCCCGCATAGAGATGCTCCATTCATTGGAGCGAAAGGCAGGCGACACTCCACTGGCACTGGAAGATATTCTCCAGGCCTTTTTGGAGCCGGCACTCAGGGCCAGCTTGGATCCGAAACAGGGCGGCACCAATTTCATCAAGTTGCTGGGAAGACCCCATGCCGAACCTGGACCGGATATCCACGATTTTCTGCCACCCATGTACGACGAGGTTAAAAAGCGTTATCGGGCCGCCCTGGCCAAAGCGCTTCCGGACCTCTCCCAGGAAGAGCTCTCCTGGCGGGTACATTTTGTAATCGGCGCGATGGCATTCACCCTGGCGGGAACCGATGCCCTGGAGATGATCGAATCCTGTCGTTATTGCGACCCGACCGATATACAGGGCATTGTCCAGTACCTGCTGCCATTTCTGAAAGGTGGTCTGAGCGCGCCACCGGCTGTACTCAAAAGCGCAGACAGAAACACCCGAATCCCAGATAAATCCAGTTAA
- a CDS encoding PLP-dependent aminotransferase family protein has product MFAQRTINLNSSFIRDILAVTQQPDIISFAGGLPDPDLFPVSELELASEHMQQQLGNRLYQYGETAGLLPLRRHIAEQLSASGTHADQVVVTTGSQQALDLVVRCLVDPGDKVLVEAPTYLGALQVLRANQATLLSIPSDEEGPDLDALEAVVSREPIRCFYTVTDFQNPTGASYSLERRKGLVDLAERYNFWILEDAPYSALRYSGEPLPTLQALGPERVIHFGSFSKTIAPALRLGWISAPREVIKVVEKLKQAADLHSSGYDQQLVLSFLQSGALEPHLNRIRRAYSERLDAMSAALTRHLADNIRFTKPQGGMFIWATLSSNESTLELFRAAIAEGVAFVPGEAFYINGESDNSMRLNFSNSSIEMIEEGVGRLTRLITEGGRWDTGSTALAY; this is encoded by the coding sequence ATGTTTGCACAACGCACAATCAACCTGAACAGCTCTTTCATCCGGGACATACTCGCGGTTACCCAGCAACCCGACATCATCTCTTTCGCCGGTGGCCTGCCCGATCCTGATCTGTTTCCAGTAAGCGAACTGGAACTGGCTTCGGAACATATGCAGCAGCAACTGGGGAACAGGCTCTATCAATACGGTGAAACAGCCGGCCTGTTGCCTCTGCGCCGCCATATCGCTGAACAGTTGAGTGCTTCCGGAACCCACGCTGACCAGGTGGTTGTCACCACCGGTTCCCAGCAGGCCCTGGATCTGGTGGTCCGCTGCCTGGTCGATCCAGGTGACAAGGTGCTGGTGGAGGCGCCCACTTACCTGGGCGCGTTACAGGTGTTGCGGGCCAACCAGGCCACGCTGCTCTCCATCCCCTCTGACGAAGAGGGTCCGGACCTGGATGCCCTGGAGGCCGTTGTCAGCCGGGAACCGATCCGCTGCTTCTATACTGTGACCGATTTCCAGAATCCCACCGGTGCCAGTTACTCACTGGAACGCAGGAAAGGCCTGGTCGATCTGGCGGAGCGGTATAATTTCTGGATACTTGAGGATGCCCCCTACTCTGCCCTGCGCTACTCCGGCGAACCGTTGCCCACGCTGCAGGCCCTGGGTCCGGAGCGGGTGATCCATTTCGGCTCCTTTTCCAAGACCATTGCCCCTGCCCTGCGCCTGGGATGGATCAGCGCCCCCCGGGAAGTCATCAAGGTGGTGGAGAAGCTGAAACAGGCGGCTGATCTGCACTCCAGTGGTTATGACCAGCAGTTGGTGCTCAGTTTTCTGCAGAGCGGAGCCCTGGAACCCCATCTGAACAGGATCCGCCGCGCCTACAGCGAACGGCTGGACGCCATGTCGGCCGCACTGACCCGCCACCTGGCGGACAATATCCGGTTCACCAAACCACAGGGCGGCATGTTTATTTGGGCCACCCTGTCCAGTAACGAAAGCACCCTGGAACTGTTTCGGGCTGCCATTGCTGAAGGGGTCGCCTTTGTCCCCGGCGAGGCGTTCTATATCAACGGAGAATCAGATAACAGCATGCGCCTGAACTTCTCCAACAGCAGCATCGAGATGATTGAAGAGGGGGTCGGCCGCCTGACCAGATTGATAACTGAGGGTGGCCGATGGGATACCGGCAGTACCGCACTGGCTTACTGA
- a CDS encoding DUF599 domain-containing protein: MTEITLFIEAHWESIVAVIWFTLCFYGYMFYSQRMARTTNCLSSVMHKYRQAWMEQMLTRDVRVSDTTALANLERSVAFFASSTMLIVAGLVTVLGSTDKVIDMVADVPFATDASRSEWEIKLLLLIGLFTYAFFKFTWSLRQYGFCSVMMGGAPNADAQVSERERKAISLRIAHVASLAANNFNLGLRTYYFSLAVLGWFINPWLFVALSGTIVWILYRREFKSRTLNELIMSRAEQSID, from the coding sequence ATGACCGAAATCACCCTGTTTATCGAAGCACATTGGGAGAGCATCGTGGCCGTTATCTGGTTCACGCTCTGTTTCTACGGCTATATGTTCTACTCGCAACGCATGGCCCGTACAACCAATTGCCTCTCCAGTGTCATGCACAAGTACCGCCAGGCATGGATGGAACAGATGCTGACACGGGATGTGCGGGTATCTGATACCACCGCTCTGGCCAACCTGGAACGCAGTGTGGCGTTTTTTGCCTCATCCACAATGCTGATTGTAGCGGGACTGGTTACCGTGCTGGGCTCAACGGACAAGGTTATCGACATGGTGGCTGATGTGCCTTTTGCCACAGATGCCAGTCGTAGCGAGTGGGAGATCAAGCTACTCCTGCTGATCGGCCTGTTTACCTACGCCTTCTTCAAGTTCACCTGGAGTCTCAGACAATACGGATTCTGCTCGGTGATGATGGGTGGCGCGCCCAACGCCGACGCCCAGGTCTCGGAACGGGAACGGAAAGCGATCTCCCTCAGAATCGCCCATGTTGCCTCACTGGCGGCAAATAACTTCAACCTGGGATTACGGACCTACTATTTCAGCCTGGCGGTACTCGGCTGGTTCATCAACCCCTGGTTGTTTGTCGCCTTGAGCGGGACTATTGTCTGGATACTCTATCGGCGTGAATTCAAGTCCAGAACGCTAAACGAGTTGATCATGAGTCGGGCAGAACAGTCCATCGATTAG
- a CDS encoding GGDEF domain-containing protein gives MNRALNALSASVFLFLLCGGVAYFVLVPDGRLIHLPLHVFVETMGAFTALLIALLIIMLKVYGRLPVRYIWVVSALVGMGTLDGFHALSADPHYFMLFHSLAMLLGGVMATLVWIPDRIARQVSVYRLQLLTMVLALLLGVSIPMLVSSLPMISSDQSFTPQANLINSLAGLLFLVAAVNFLCARYADSVKGRTIFATHYLLLAMSGLMFQFSFLWDVLWWHWHLLRFTAYLMVLFYLFLFSRSEERQLLALNTKLEEQVLRRTSQLNRELRARKRIEKRLKHQATHDPLTGLYNRNELERRIADDLARASRYNHPISIFMVDIDHFKDINDRYGHVNGDRVLCRVADELERSLRKTDYVARYGGEEFLIVLPETPLAMAVELGERLRHQVASQRIDLAGTSVSVTVSIGVASYPEIDSDRHKLLDAADMAMYQAKHDGRNCLRSAVSSASLSS, from the coding sequence ATGAACAGGGCACTGAACGCGCTATCGGCCAGTGTGTTTCTCTTCCTACTTTGCGGTGGTGTGGCTTATTTCGTTCTTGTACCTGATGGCCGGTTGATTCATCTTCCCCTGCACGTTTTTGTGGAGACGATGGGGGCCTTTACCGCCCTGCTGATCGCCCTGCTGATCATCATGCTGAAAGTGTATGGACGGCTCCCGGTGCGGTATATCTGGGTGGTCAGCGCACTGGTGGGTATGGGGACGCTGGATGGTTTTCACGCCCTGTCAGCGGACCCCCACTATTTTATGTTGTTCCACTCCCTGGCGATGCTGCTGGGCGGGGTGATGGCCACCCTGGTATGGATACCGGATCGAATAGCGCGTCAGGTGTCAGTTTATCGGTTGCAACTGCTGACCATGGTGCTGGCTCTGCTGCTTGGTGTGAGCATACCGATGCTCGTATCTTCCTTACCCATGATCTCCAGTGACCAGAGTTTTACCCCGCAGGCAAACCTGATCAATAGCTTGGCAGGTCTGCTGTTCCTGGTTGCTGCGGTCAATTTTCTGTGTGCCAGATATGCTGATTCTGTAAAGGGCCGGACGATTTTTGCCACCCATTATCTGCTGCTGGCGATGTCCGGTCTGATGTTTCAGTTCTCGTTTCTTTGGGATGTGCTCTGGTGGCATTGGCACCTGTTGCGGTTTACCGCCTATCTCATGGTCCTGTTCTATCTCTTTCTGTTCTCCCGTTCGGAAGAGCGGCAGCTGCTGGCACTCAATACCAAGCTCGAAGAGCAGGTCCTGAGACGTACCAGCCAATTGAACAGAGAACTCAGGGCACGCAAAAGGATCGAGAAGCGGTTAAAGCACCAGGCTACCCACGATCCGTTGACAGGGCTCTACAATCGCAACGAGCTGGAACGGCGCATTGCCGACGATCTGGCACGTGCCTCCCGCTACAACCATCCCATCTCTATTTTCATGGTGGATATCGATCACTTTAAAGATATCAATGACCGTTATGGCCATGTCAATGGCGATCGGGTTTTGTGCCGGGTTGCTGATGAGTTGGAGCGCTCCCTGCGTAAGACCGACTATGTGGCCCGTTATGGCGGCGAGGAGTTCCTGATAGTTCTTCCGGAGACGCCGCTGGCAATGGCGGTTGAACTGGGTGAACGCCTGCGACACCAGGTGGCTAGCCAGCGGATCGATCTGGCCGGTACGTCGGTAAGCGTGACCGTCAGTATTGGCGTAGCCAGTTATCCAGAGATTGACAGTGATCGGCATAAACTGTTGGATGCTGCAGATATGGCCATGTACCAGGCCAAGCATGATGGTCGCAACTGCCTGCGCAGTGCTGTCTCCAGCGCCAGCTTGAGCTCATAG
- a CDS encoding AMP-dependent synthetase/ligase: MKANQEIISLDDAVTLAGLFKERTHRTPDHIAYRYYDPEQQVWKNSTWSEMRTETARWQAAFLQEGLKPGDRVGIMMPNRREWVMFDQAALGLGLVSVPLFYNDRGGNVAYIAEAAAIKLLVIQGPEQWQNLAPVRDELPTVDRIISLDSLDGMEHDDRICHLEQWLPDTAGEYQVVDNLDPHGLCSIVYTSGTTGHPKGVMLSHHNILSNTYEALQTTTIEDDDILLSFLPLSHMLERTGGYYLPLMAGITVAYARSIQELAEDLQIIRPTFLISVPRIYERIYAKIQEGLEGKSPLVRHLFNLAVNVGWTRFEWQQGRGNWSPSLLLWPLLNKLVASKVTEKLGGRLRTAISGGAPLPPEVARTFLALGVPVLQGYGLTETSPVLAVNRVEDNVPESVGRPLPGTELSIAENGELLARGNAVMLGFWNNPQETERVIDKDGWLHTGDVAKIDASGHVYITGRIKDIIVLANGEKVSPADMEIAIAMDALIEQVMIIGEGRPFLSALIVLESEQWKSLAEGLDLDPDNADSLQDHRVMDHVHRRINDQLREFPGYAQVRKIRLLEEAWSVENGYLTPTLKTKRKLIIEHCEPLISDLYSGH; encoded by the coding sequence ATGAAAGCCAACCAGGAAATTATCTCCCTGGATGACGCCGTCACACTGGCAGGACTGTTTAAGGAACGTACCCACCGTACCCCTGATCACATCGCTTATCGCTACTACGACCCAGAACAGCAGGTCTGGAAAAACAGTACCTGGTCTGAAATGCGCACCGAGACCGCTCGGTGGCAGGCCGCCTTCCTGCAGGAAGGGCTTAAACCGGGAGATCGGGTGGGCATAATGATGCCCAACCGCCGTGAGTGGGTCATGTTTGATCAGGCGGCTCTGGGCCTGGGCCTGGTCAGCGTACCACTGTTTTATAATGATCGCGGCGGCAATGTGGCCTATATCGCTGAAGCGGCTGCCATCAAGTTGCTGGTGATCCAGGGGCCGGAACAGTGGCAAAATCTCGCCCCGGTCAGGGATGAACTACCCACCGTTGATCGCATCATCTCCCTGGATTCCCTGGACGGCATGGAGCACGATGACCGGATCTGCCATCTTGAGCAGTGGTTGCCGGATACGGCAGGAGAGTACCAGGTGGTGGATAACCTCGATCCACACGGTCTCTGTTCCATCGTCTATACATCAGGCACTACCGGGCATCCCAAGGGGGTCATGCTGAGTCATCACAATATTCTCAGCAACACCTATGAAGCACTGCAGACCACCACTATAGAGGACGATGACATCCTGCTCTCCTTCCTGCCACTATCCCATATGCTGGAGCGTACCGGCGGGTACTATCTTCCCCTGATGGCCGGGATTACGGTGGCCTACGCACGTTCCATTCAGGAGTTGGCCGAGGATTTACAGATCATCCGCCCCACCTTCCTGATCAGCGTTCCACGTATTTATGAACGGATCTATGCCAAAATTCAGGAAGGACTGGAGGGAAAATCCCCCCTTGTGCGTCACCTGTTCAATCTGGCGGTCAATGTGGGCTGGACACGCTTTGAGTGGCAGCAAGGCAGGGGCAACTGGTCCCCTTCGTTACTGCTCTGGCCACTACTGAATAAACTGGTAGCCAGCAAAGTGACGGAAAAACTGGGTGGTCGTCTGCGCACAGCCATCAGTGGGGGGGCGCCATTACCCCCGGAGGTTGCACGCACTTTCCTGGCATTAGGCGTACCGGTGCTGCAGGGATATGGATTGACCGAAACCAGCCCGGTGCTGGCGGTGAACCGCGTCGAAGACAATGTACCGGAAAGCGTAGGTCGTCCCCTGCCCGGGACTGAGTTATCCATCGCCGAGAACGGGGAACTCCTGGCAAGAGGCAACGCGGTAATGCTCGGTTTCTGGAATAACCCACAGGAGACCGAACGGGTAATCGACAAGGATGGCTGGCTCCATACCGGGGATGTAGCAAAGATTGATGCCAGCGGGCATGTCTATATTACCGGGCGAATCAAGGACATCATTGTACTGGCCAATGGCGAAAAGGTGTCACCCGCTGACATGGAGATTGCCATCGCCATGGATGCACTGATCGAACAGGTGATGATTATCGGCGAGGGACGCCCGTTCCTCTCTGCCCTGATTGTACTGGAGAGCGAACAGTGGAAAAGCCTCGCAGAGGGGCTGGACCTGGACCCGGACAATGCCGACTCCCTGCAGGATCATCGGGTAATGGACCATGTCCATCGCCGGATTAATGACCAGTTACGCGAGTTCCCTGGCTACGCCCAGGTCCGTAAGATCAGGCTGCTGGAGGAGGCGTGGAGTGTGGAGAATGGCTATCTGACTCCCACATTGAAAACCAAGCGCAAGTTGATTATCGAACACTGCGAACCGCTTATCAGCGACCTCTATAGCGGGCACTAG
- a CDS encoding AraC family transcriptional regulator has protein sequence MCYFDAMSPRQNIAYEHQSRINEALYRIHANLSESLTVAELARSACYSPYHFQRIFKQITGESVHDYIRRCRLEWAANLLIYNPKMTIVEIGAECGFHSNAAFNHAFKSWFNCSPTQWRREGYENRSRTLKAVWSASAQNPHRRYYRDTLDSHVQTIQRQVEIKRLPAQPVACIRHVGYDQSISEVWERLLDWGSAHGIDVHTQQMIALHHSNPDLIPIEQCRYVACLSLPERVYPGDGVGVMEIPGGLHACCRAEGGFGDLLYLMRDLYMYWLPASDYRARSIPPHAVYSENHFINQSGLFKLEFRIPVARDAVSVHRF, from the coding sequence ATGTGCTATTTTGATGCCATGAGTCCGCGTCAGAACATTGCCTATGAACATCAGTCCCGTATCAACGAGGCGCTATATCGGATTCATGCCAATCTGTCTGAATCCCTGACGGTGGCTGAACTGGCTCGCAGTGCCTGCTATTCCCCTTACCACTTTCAACGTATTTTCAAACAGATAACCGGTGAAAGTGTGCATGACTATATCCGGCGTTGCCGCCTGGAATGGGCCGCCAATCTGCTGATATACAATCCCAAAATGACCATTGTAGAGATTGGGGCGGAGTGCGGTTTCCACTCCAATGCGGCGTTCAATCACGCCTTCAAATCCTGGTTCAACTGCTCTCCAACCCAGTGGCGCCGGGAGGGATACGAAAATCGCAGCCGGACATTAAAGGCAGTCTGGTCTGCCTCGGCACAGAATCCCCATCGTCGCTACTATCGGGATACCCTGGACAGCCACGTCCAGACAATCCAGCGCCAGGTGGAGATCAAGCGTCTGCCTGCTCAACCGGTGGCCTGTATCCGGCATGTGGGGTACGACCAGAGTATCAGTGAAGTGTGGGAGAGATTGCTGGATTGGGGGAGCGCCCACGGGATTGATGTCCATACCCAGCAGATGATTGCCCTGCACCACAGCAACCCGGACCTGATTCCGATTGAGCAGTGCCGTTACGTCGCCTGCCTGAGTCTGCCGGAACGGGTCTACCCGGGCGACGGGGTCGGGGTGATGGAAATACCTGGCGGACTGCACGCCTGTTGCCGTGCGGAGGGCGGTTTCGGAGACCTGCTCTATCTCATGCGCGATCTCTACATGTACTGGCTACCGGCCAGTGATTATCGGGCCCGGAGTATCCCGCCCCATGCAGTTTACAGTGAAAATCACTTCATTAATCAGAGCGGCCTGTTCAAACTGGAGTTTCGCATCCCGGTGGCCCGGGACGCAGTCAGTGTCCATCGCTTTTGA
- a CDS encoding Lrp/AsnC family transcriptional regulator has product MNRFTPDRIDRRILNQLQKNNRISNLKLAEQVGLSPPACLRRVNRLRSEGVITSDVSIIDPRVAGHQINIIVEVEMERDHLELASQFRKVILGSPEVTQCYAVTGEVDFILVVSVPDMQAYEAFTQKVLYKQSNLRKFRSLISLDRVKFETAIKL; this is encoded by the coding sequence ATGAATAGATTCACTCCAGACCGGATCGATCGCCGCATCCTCAACCAACTGCAAAAAAACAATAGAATCAGCAACCTGAAGTTGGCAGAACAGGTCGGGCTCTCTCCACCCGCCTGTCTGCGCCGGGTGAACCGCCTGCGTAGCGAGGGTGTCATCACATCGGACGTCTCCATCATTGATCCCCGGGTGGCCGGACATCAGATAAATATCATTGTGGAAGTGGAGATGGAGCGTGATCATCTGGAGCTGGCATCACAGTTCCGCAAGGTGATACTGGGGTCGCCCGAGGTGACCCAATGTTACGCCGTCACCGGTGAGGTGGATTTTATCCTGGTGGTCTCGGTGCCAGACATGCAGGCCTATGAGGCATTTACCCAAAAGGTGCTGTATAAGCAATCCAATCTGAGGAAATTTCGCAGCCTGATCTCACTGGATCGTGTAAAATTCGAGACCGCGATCAAACTCTAG
- the rarD gene encoding EamA family transporter RarD, giving the protein MKQTATSDHETKIGVLNALGAFVIWGLSPLYYRAIGEAPALEILAHRAIWSLLLTLLLVGVTGQLRTFITLFRNFRIQLTLLLSSLLVSVNWLGFIWAVNNGKALEASMGYYIMPIIMVVLGRLFLDERLNRNQMISLLLVSLGVLNLLVAFQQLPWIALLLSLSFGFYSLVRKKVAVSALVGLTMECLFLAPLAAIYLFYLKHQGVLVFGSGEITFDLLLISSGLVTALPLILFTSASKRLRLGTLGLVQYLNPTCQFLLAVFLFNEPFSNHHLHTFILIWLGLTIFTLDSRKRFKQEAEIR; this is encoded by the coding sequence ATGAAGCAGACAGCAACATCCGACCATGAGACAAAAATCGGCGTTCTGAATGCGCTTGGCGCCTTCGTTATCTGGGGCCTTTCCCCCCTCTACTATCGGGCCATTGGTGAGGCACCAGCACTGGAGATCCTGGCCCACCGGGCCATCTGGTCACTCCTGCTTACTCTGCTGCTGGTGGGTGTCACCGGACAACTCCGAACCTTTATCACTCTGTTCCGCAATTTCAGGATTCAGCTGACCCTGCTGCTCAGCTCACTACTGGTCTCGGTCAACTGGCTTGGCTTTATCTGGGCCGTTAACAACGGCAAAGCACTGGAAGCCAGCATGGGTTATTACATCATGCCTATTATCATGGTGGTGCTGGGCCGCCTGTTTCTCGATGAACGGCTGAACCGGAATCAGATGATTTCGCTGCTGCTGGTCAGCCTCGGCGTACTGAACCTCCTGGTTGCATTTCAGCAACTGCCCTGGATTGCCCTGTTACTCTCCCTATCGTTCGGATTTTACAGCCTGGTGCGGAAGAAAGTGGCGGTCTCGGCCCTGGTGGGACTCACCATGGAGTGCCTGTTTCTGGCACCATTAGCGGCGATCTACCTGTTCTATCTGAAGCACCAGGGTGTACTGGTTTTTGGCAGTGGAGAGATCACTTTCGATCTGTTGCTGATCAGTTCCGGGCTGGTAACTGCCCTGCCCTTGATTCTGTTCACCTCCGCCTCCAAGCGTCTGCGCCTGGGCACACTGGGTCTGGTGCAGTATCTCAATCCTACCTGCCAATTTCTGTTGGCGGTATTTCTGTTCAACGAGCCCTTTTCAAACCACCACCTGCATACCTTTATCCTGATCTGGCTGGGACTGACCATCTTCACTCTGGATTCCAGAAAACGTTTCAAGCAGGAAGCTGAAATCAGATAA
- a CDS encoding hemerythrin domain-containing protein, with amino-acid sequence MKRSDHLKTLSWEHHDALKFARNIKKGMSNGTAPERIANYAIFIVDTLLRPHFELEEESLVKRLDASEAQDIVVSQVLDDHQEFYRLVAAIRKGEGDLGRLLESFVDLLKRHVKWEEQRFFPFCERVLSEEQLNLVSGELDRGHLPGQVAWDDPFWN; translated from the coding sequence GTGAAACGCAGTGATCATCTTAAAACGCTCTCCTGGGAGCATCACGACGCCCTGAAGTTTGCACGCAATATCAAAAAAGGCATGAGTAACGGCACTGCGCCGGAGCGGATTGCCAACTATGCAATCTTCATTGTGGATACCCTGTTACGCCCCCACTTCGAACTGGAAGAGGAGTCCCTGGTCAAGCGACTGGATGCCAGTGAGGCGCAGGATATTGTGGTGAGCCAGGTGCTTGATGATCATCAGGAGTTCTACCGCCTGGTGGCCGCGATCCGCAAAGGGGAAGGTGATCTTGGGCGGCTGCTCGAGTCGTTTGTTGATCTGCTTAAACGACATGTGAAATGGGAAGAGCAGCGGTTCTTCCCCTTTTGTGAGCGGGTACTCTCGGAAGAGCAGCTAAACCTGGTCAGCGGTGAGCTGGATCGGGGCCATCTACCGGGGCAAGTCGCCTGGGATGACCCGTTCTGGAACTGA
- a CDS encoding sulfurtransferase TusA family protein, which yields MSEVIETLNYDRLLDVSGLICPLPVLKTKAALSHMAVGEVLKVIVTHPDSRQEFTVLCHLPEFELLAHREEGGSYLYWIKKTAGKTV from the coding sequence TTGTCAGAAGTTATTGAAACACTGAACTACGACCGGCTGCTTGATGTCAGCGGTCTGATCTGTCCCCTTCCGGTATTGAAAACCAAGGCGGCGCTCTCCCATATGGCGGTCGGCGAGGTATTGAAGGTGATCGTTACCCATCCGGATTCACGCCAGGAGTTTACGGTCCTTTGTCATTTGCCGGAGTTCGAGTTGCTGGCGCATCGGGAAGAGGGGGGAAGCTATCTTTACTGGATCAAAAAAACTGCCGGAAAGACGGTTTGA
- a CDS encoding MBL fold metallo-hydrolase, with protein MKFTVIPVTPFAQNCTLLICEETGRAAVVDPGGDIETILHEVEAQGVTLEKILITHAHIDHAGAAGELSRRLGIPIEGPHREDKFWIDGLADQASMFGFPPAELFEPTRWLDQGDLVQVGNQQLEVRHCPGHTPGHVVFYSPVEKIALVGDVLFKGSIGRTDFPKGDHDTLLRSIREQLWSMGDDVEFIPGHGPVSTIGHERATNPFLN; from the coding sequence ATGAAATTTACTGTAATCCCAGTCACCCCGTTTGCCCAGAACTGTACGCTGCTCATCTGTGAAGAGACGGGCCGTGCTGCCGTTGTTGATCCTGGCGGCGATATCGAAACGATCCTGCATGAGGTGGAAGCACAGGGGGTAACCCTGGAGAAGATTCTGATTACCCATGCCCATATCGATCACGCCGGTGCGGCGGGTGAGTTGTCCAGGCGGCTTGGAATTCCTATCGAAGGGCCGCACCGGGAAGATAAGTTCTGGATTGACGGATTGGCTGATCAGGCCAGTATGTTCGGCTTCCCACCCGCTGAGTTATTTGAGCCGACTCGTTGGCTTGATCAAGGCGACCTGGTGCAGGTTGGCAACCAGCAACTTGAAGTACGGCACTGCCCGGGGCACACGCCCGGACACGTTGTGTTTTATAGTCCGGTTGAGAAGATCGCCCTGGTGGGCGATGTCCTGTTTAAGGGGTCGATCGGCCGAACAGACTTTCCAAAGGGTGATCATGACACCCTGTTACGCTCTATCCGCGAACAGCTTTGGAGCATGGGAGATGATGTGGAATTTATTCCGGGACATGGACCGGTCTCCACCATTGGCCATGAGCGGGCAACCAACCCGTTCCTGAACTGA